A window from Streptomyces subrutilus encodes these proteins:
- a CDS encoding cytochrome ubiquinol oxidase subunit I produces MDLALAPETLARWQFGITTVYHFLFVPLTISLAALTAGLQTAWVRSENEKYLRATKFWGKLFLINIAMGVVTGIVQEFQFGMNWSDYSRFVGDIFGAPLAFEALIAFFFESTFIGLWIFGWDKLPKKIHLACIWMVSIGTILSAYFILAANSWMQHPVGYRINEERGRAELTDFWLVLTQNTALTQFFHTITAAFLVGGAFMAGIAAYHLARKKHVPVMRSSLRLGLIVMIIAGMGTAISGDLLGKVMFKQQPMKMAAAEALWDGEAPAPFSIFAYGDVDKGHNKVAVEIPGLLSFLANDDFTSFVPGINDVNKAEQEKFGPGDYRPNIPVAYWGFRWMIGFGMASFSLGMLGLWLTRKKFLLPPGLRTGEDEVPHLVLFRNSLSPRFTHLFWVVALWTMGFPLIANSWGWIFTEMGRQPWVVYGVLRTRDAVSPNVSQGEVLTSMIGFTLLYAVLAVIEVRLMVKYVKAGPPELTEADLNPPTRIGGDDRDSDRPMAFSY; encoded by the coding sequence GTGGACCTGGCTCTGGCGCCGGAGACCTTGGCGCGATGGCAGTTCGGTATAACCACCGTCTACCACTTCCTCTTCGTCCCCCTGACGATCTCGCTCGCCGCCCTCACGGCCGGTCTGCAGACCGCGTGGGTGCGTTCGGAGAACGAGAAGTACCTCAGGGCCACCAAGTTCTGGGGGAAGCTGTTCCTGATCAACATCGCGATGGGTGTGGTCACGGGGATCGTGCAGGAGTTCCAGTTCGGCATGAACTGGTCCGACTACTCGCGGTTCGTCGGTGACATCTTCGGGGCGCCGCTGGCCTTCGAGGCGCTGATCGCCTTCTTCTTCGAGTCGACCTTCATCGGCCTGTGGATCTTCGGCTGGGACAAGCTGCCCAAGAAGATCCACCTGGCCTGCATATGGATGGTCTCCATCGGTACCATCCTGTCCGCCTACTTCATCCTGGCGGCGAACTCCTGGATGCAGCACCCGGTGGGGTACCGCATCAACGAGGAGCGGGGCCGGGCCGAGCTCACCGACTTCTGGCTCGTCCTCACCCAGAACACCGCGCTCACCCAGTTCTTCCACACCATCACGGCCGCGTTCCTCGTCGGCGGCGCGTTCATGGCCGGCATCGCCGCCTACCACCTCGCGCGCAAGAAGCACGTCCCCGTCATGCGCAGCTCGCTGCGGCTCGGCCTGATCGTCATGATCATCGCCGGCATGGGCACCGCCATCAGCGGCGACCTGCTCGGCAAGGTCATGTTCAAGCAGCAGCCGATGAAGATGGCCGCGGCCGAGGCGCTCTGGGACGGCGAGGCGCCGGCACCCTTCTCGATCTTCGCGTACGGCGACGTCGACAAGGGCCACAACAAGGTCGCCGTCGAGATCCCGGGCCTGCTGTCCTTCCTGGCGAACGACGACTTCACCTCCTTCGTCCCCGGCATCAACGACGTCAACAAGGCCGAGCAGGAGAAGTTCGGCCCCGGTGACTACCGCCCGAACATCCCCGTCGCCTACTGGGGCTTCCGCTGGATGATCGGCTTCGGCATGGCCTCCTTCAGCCTCGGCATGCTGGGGCTGTGGCTCACCCGCAAGAAGTTCCTGCTGCCGCCGGGTCTGCGCACCGGTGAGGACGAGGTCCCGCACCTGGTCCTCTTCAGGAACTCGCTCAGCCCCCGGTTCACCCACCTCTTCTGGGTCGTCGCCCTGTGGACGATGGGTTTCCCGCTGATCGCGAACTCGTGGGGATGGATCTTCACGGAGATGGGTCGGCAGCCGTGGGTGGTGTACGGGGTGTTGCGGACGCGGGACGCGGTGTCGCCGAACGTGTCGCAGGGTGAGGTGTTGACGTCGATGATCGGTTTCACGTTGCTGTACGCGGTGCTTGCGGTGATCGAGGTGCGGCTCATGGTCAAGTACGTGAAGGCGGGTCCGCCGGAGCTGACGGAGGCGGATCTCAATCCGCCGACGAGGATCGGCGGGGACGACAGGGATTCCGACCGGCCGATGGCCTTCTCGTACTGA
- the cydB gene encoding cytochrome d ubiquinol oxidase subunit II, with product MQLHDVWFVLIAVLWTGYFFLEGFDFGVGVLTKLLARDRTEKRVLINTIGPVWDGNEVWLLTAGGATFAAFPDWYATLFSGFYLPLLLILVCLIIRGVAFEYRHKRSEDRWQTNWEHAIFWTSLIPAFLWGVAFANIVRGVKIDADKEYVGTLLDLLNGYALLGGLVTLTLFTFHGAVFTSLKTVGDIRDRSRRLAAWLGAATAVLAVVFLAWTQAARGDTASLVAAVVAALALLAALGCNLAGREGWAFALSGITIAATVAMLFLTLFPNVMPSSLDPAWNLTVTNASSSPYTLKIMTWCAGVATPVVLLYQGWTYWVFRKRIGTQHIADAH from the coding sequence ATGCAACTCCACGACGTGTGGTTCGTTCTGATCGCGGTCCTGTGGACCGGTTACTTCTTCCTGGAGGGCTTCGATTTCGGTGTCGGTGTCCTGACCAAGCTGTTGGCGCGTGACCGTACGGAGAAGCGGGTCCTGATCAACACGATCGGGCCGGTGTGGGACGGCAACGAGGTGTGGTTGCTGACGGCGGGCGGGGCGACGTTCGCCGCGTTCCCCGACTGGTACGCGACGCTGTTCTCGGGTTTCTACCTGCCGCTGCTGCTGATCCTGGTGTGTCTGATCATCCGGGGTGTCGCGTTCGAGTACCGGCACAAGCGGTCCGAGGACCGGTGGCAGACCAACTGGGAACACGCCATCTTCTGGACGTCGCTGATCCCCGCGTTCCTGTGGGGGGTGGCCTTCGCGAACATCGTGCGGGGGGTCAAGATCGACGCGGACAAGGAGTACGTCGGGACCCTCCTCGACCTCCTGAACGGGTACGCGTTGCTGGGCGGGCTGGTGACGTTGACGCTGTTCACGTTCCACGGGGCGGTGTTCACCTCCCTGAAGACGGTCGGTGACATCCGTGACCGCTCGCGTCGCCTGGCCGCCTGGCTGGGTGCGGCGACCGCGGTGCTGGCGGTGGTGTTCCTGGCGTGGACCCAGGCCGCGCGCGGGGACACGGCGAGTCTGGTGGCGGCGGTGGTGGCGGCGCTGGCGCTGCTGGCGGCGTTGGGCTGCAACCTCGCCGGGCGTGAGGGCTGGGCGTTCGCCCTGTCGGGGATCACGATCGCCGCGACCGTCGCGATGCTGTTCCTGACCCTGTTCCCCAACGTCATGCCCTCCTCCCTCGACCCGGCCTGGAACCTCACCGTCACCAATGCCTCGTCGAGCCCGTACACCCTGAAGATCATGACCTGGTGCGCGGGCGTGGCCACCCCCGTCGTCCTGCTCTACCAGGGCTGGACCTACTGGGTCTTCCGCAAGCGCATCGGCACCCAACACATCGCCGACGCCCACTAG
- the cydD gene encoding thiol reductant ABC exporter subunit CydD, translated as MKPIDPRLLRYARSTRLFLGAVVALGLVGAALVVGQAMLIAEVVVGAFEDGLSGAALRTPLLLLAAVALGRALVAWLTELAAHRTGAAVKSELRRRLLDRAADLGPGWLTTQRTGSLVALATRGVDALDDYFSRYLPQLGLAVVVPVAVLARVVTEDWVSAAIIVVTLPLIPVFMILIGMATQSRMDRQWRLLSRLSGHFLDVVAGLPTLKVFGRAKAQAESIRKITDDYRRATMQTLRIAFLSSFALELLATLSVALVAVTIGMRLVHGELDLYTGLVILILAPEAYLPLRQVGAQYHAAAEGLAAAEEIFTVLETPVAHAGGESALPNGAPLRIEVDGVAVRYEGRGEASPGPVSLSVGPGECVALTGPSGAGKSTLLQVLLGFVAPTAGRVRIAGVDLTELDADRWRERIAWVPQRPHLFAGTIAENVRLARPGASDDEVAAALRDAGAWEFVTALPRGAATLLGEGGVGLSAGQRQRLALARAFLADRPVLLLDEPTAALDGETEAAVVDAVRRLAAGRTVLLVVHRPALLAVADRVVALAAVDSPERPLPRALASGRDGAAGAGSGAPDAAAPDAGEWILGAAPERVRAGGAADSGGADPLRRVRAVASAWQGRFRLGLFLGALAVGCSVGLMAVSGWLISRASEQPPVLYLMVAVTATRAFGLGRAVFRYAERLVSHDAVLRMLADLRVSVYRRLERIAPAGLREHRRGDLLSRLVADADTLQDYWLRWLLPVGTAVLVGTGSVAFTAWLLPEAGAVLAVGLLVAGLAVPALSGATARRAERRLAPARGELATRVADLLTGTAELVVAGALQGRKDRTRESDGALTRIAARGAGATGLGSGLSSLVCGLTVVGAAAVAANAVQDGRLGGVAMAVAVLTPLAAFEAVNGLPLAVQYRQRVRRSAERVYEVIDAPIPVVEPAYPAQPPASPFPLRLTGLTARHPGQERDALHGLDLTLEAGRRIAVVGPSGSGKTTLAQVLLRFLDPCEGAYTVGGIDARSLDGDDVRARVGLCAQDAHIFDSSVRENMRLARTGASEAQLRGALAAARLLEWAEGLPDGLDTLVGEHGERISGGQRQRLALARALLADFPVLVLDEPAEHLDLATADALTADLLAATEGRTTVLITHRLAGLEAVDEVLVLDRGEVVQRGGYADLAATEGPLRRLLERERQADGMVADFPQ; from the coding sequence GTGAAACCGATCGACCCGCGCCTGCTCCGGTACGCCCGCTCCACCCGCCTCTTCCTCGGGGCGGTGGTTGCGCTGGGCCTCGTCGGGGCGGCGCTGGTCGTCGGTCAGGCGATGCTGATCGCCGAGGTGGTGGTCGGCGCCTTCGAGGACGGACTGTCCGGCGCGGCCCTGCGCACTCCCCTGCTGCTGCTCGCGGCCGTGGCGCTCGGACGCGCCCTGGTCGCCTGGCTGACCGAGCTGGCCGCCCACCGGACGGGCGCCGCCGTCAAATCGGAACTGCGGCGCCGACTCCTGGATCGGGCCGCCGACCTGGGCCCCGGCTGGCTCACCACGCAGCGCACCGGCTCGCTCGTGGCCCTGGCCACGCGCGGGGTGGACGCGCTCGACGACTACTTCTCCCGCTACCTGCCCCAGCTGGGGCTCGCCGTGGTCGTGCCGGTGGCGGTGCTCGCCCGCGTGGTCACCGAGGACTGGGTGTCGGCGGCCATCATCGTGGTCACGCTGCCCCTCATCCCCGTGTTCATGATCCTCATCGGCATGGCCACCCAGTCCCGGATGGACCGCCAGTGGCGGCTGCTGTCCCGGCTGTCGGGACACTTCCTCGACGTGGTGGCCGGCCTGCCCACCCTGAAGGTCTTCGGACGGGCCAAGGCCCAGGCCGAGTCGATCCGCAAGATCACCGACGACTACCGGCGCGCGACGATGCAGACCCTGCGCATCGCGTTCCTCTCCTCGTTCGCACTGGAACTGCTGGCCACGCTGTCCGTGGCCCTGGTGGCCGTGACCATCGGCATGCGGCTGGTCCACGGCGAGCTCGACCTCTACACCGGTCTGGTCATCCTGATCCTGGCACCCGAGGCCTACCTGCCGCTGCGGCAGGTGGGAGCGCAGTACCACGCGGCCGCGGAGGGGCTGGCCGCCGCCGAGGAGATCTTCACGGTGCTGGAGACCCCCGTCGCCCACGCGGGCGGCGAGAGCGCGCTGCCGAACGGCGCCCCCCTGCGGATCGAGGTCGACGGGGTCGCCGTCCGCTACGAAGGCCGCGGTGAGGCATCTCCCGGCCCGGTCTCGCTGAGCGTCGGACCGGGCGAGTGCGTCGCCCTCACCGGCCCCAGCGGCGCGGGCAAGTCCACCCTGCTGCAGGTGCTGCTCGGGTTCGTGGCACCGACGGCCGGTCGGGTGCGGATCGCCGGGGTGGACCTGACCGAACTCGACGCCGACCGGTGGCGCGAGCGGATCGCCTGGGTGCCGCAGCGGCCGCACCTCTTCGCCGGAACCATCGCGGAGAACGTACGGCTGGCGCGTCCGGGGGCCTCCGACGACGAGGTGGCCGCCGCCCTGCGGGACGCCGGGGCGTGGGAGTTCGTCACCGCCCTGCCCCGCGGGGCCGCAACCCTGCTCGGCGAAGGCGGTGTGGGGCTGTCCGCCGGACAGCGCCAACGGCTCGCCCTGGCACGGGCCTTCCTCGCGGACCGGCCGGTCCTGCTGCTGGACGAACCCACCGCCGCCCTGGACGGCGAGACCGAGGCGGCGGTGGTGGACGCCGTCCGCCGGCTCGCCGCCGGGCGCACCGTACTGCTGGTCGTGCACCGGCCCGCGCTGCTCGCCGTGGCGGACCGGGTCGTGGCACTGGCGGCGGTGGACAGCCCTGAGCGGCCGCTCCCCCGGGCCCTCGCGTCCGGCCGGGACGGGGCCGCCGGGGCCGGTTCGGGCGCGCCGGACGCCGCCGCCCCGGATGCCGGGGAGTGGATCCTCGGTGCGGCGCCCGAGCGGGTTCGGGCCGGCGGCGCCGCGGACTCCGGCGGGGCCGATCCGCTGCGCCGGGTGCGGGCGGTGGCCAGCGCCTGGCAGGGCCGGTTCCGGCTCGGGCTGTTCCTCGGGGCGCTGGCCGTCGGGTGCAGCGTGGGCCTGATGGCCGTGTCCGGCTGGCTCATCTCGCGCGCCTCCGAACAGCCGCCCGTGCTCTACCTGATGGTCGCCGTCACCGCGACCCGGGCCTTCGGCCTGGGACGGGCCGTCTTCCGGTACGCCGAGCGGCTCGTCTCGCACGATGCCGTGCTGCGCATGCTCGCCGACCTGCGGGTATCGGTGTACCGGCGGCTGGAGCGCATCGCCCCGGCCGGGCTGCGGGAGCACCGTCGCGGGGACCTGCTGTCCCGGCTGGTGGCCGACGCCGACACCCTCCAGGACTACTGGCTGCGCTGGCTGCTGCCGGTCGGCACCGCCGTGCTCGTCGGTACCGGGTCGGTGGCCTTCACCGCCTGGCTGCTCCCCGAGGCCGGAGCGGTGCTCGCGGTCGGGCTGCTCGTCGCGGGCCTCGCGGTCCCGGCGCTCAGCGGGGCGACCGCCCGGCGCGCCGAGCGCAGGCTCGCCCCCGCAAGGGGCGAGCTCGCCACCCGGGTGGCCGATCTGCTCACCGGTACCGCCGAGCTGGTCGTCGCCGGTGCGCTCCAAGGCCGCAAGGACCGGACCCGGGAGAGCGACGGCGCCCTCACGCGCATCGCCGCCCGTGGCGCCGGCGCCACCGGGCTGGGCAGCGGACTGTCCTCCCTGGTCTGCGGGCTCACCGTGGTGGGCGCCGCGGCCGTCGCCGCCAACGCCGTCCAGGACGGACGACTCGGCGGGGTGGCCATGGCCGTCGCCGTCCTCACGCCCCTCGCCGCGTTCGAGGCCGTCAACGGCCTGCCCCTCGCCGTCCAGTACCGGCAGCGGGTGCGCCGCAGCGCCGAGCGGGTCTACGAGGTCATCGACGCGCCGATCCCGGTCGTCGAGCCGGCGTACCCCGCCCAGCCGCCCGCCTCGCCGTTCCCGCTACGGCTGACCGGCCTCACCGCCCGTCACCCCGGGCAGGAGCGGGACGCGCTGCACGGGCTGGACCTGACCCTGGAGGCCGGCCGCCGCATCGCCGTCGTCGGTCCCTCGGGCTCGGGCAAGACGACGCTGGCCCAGGTCCTGCTGCGGTTCCTCGACCCTTGCGAGGGCGCTTACACGGTGGGCGGTATCGACGCCCGCTCGCTCGACGGAGACGATGTGCGGGCACGCGTGGGCCTGTGCGCCCAGGACGCCCACATCTTCGACAGCTCCGTACGGGAGAACATGCGGCTGGCCCGTACCGGGGCGAGCGAGGCGCAACTGCGCGGGGCGCTGGCGGCGGCCCGGCTGCTGGAGTGGGCCGAGGGCCTGCCGGACGGGCTGGACACGCTGGTCGGCGAGCACGGCGAGCGGATCTCGGGCGGCCAGCGCCAGCGCCTGGCCCTGGCCCGCGCCCTGCTCGCCGACTTCCCGGTCCTGGTCTTGGACGAGCCCGCAGAGCACTTGGACCTGGCGACCGCGGACGCCCTGACGGCGGACTTGCTGGCCGCGACCGAGGGCCGCACCACCGTGCTGATCACCCACCGGCTGGCCGGTCTGGAGGCGGTGGACGAGGTGCTCGTACTGGACCGCGGCGAGGTGGTCCAGCGGGGCGGCTACGCGGATCTGGCCGCCACCGAGGGGCCGCTGCGCCGACTGCTCGAACGGGAACGGCAAGCGGACGGAATGGTGGCCGACTTTCCTCAATAA
- a CDS encoding GAF domain-containing sensor histidine kinase has product MSAQESQESPDRSPGTPDPLEAATQATRSLQGLSTELTARVPQLLEAMRSVGTGLELHSTLDRICETAAELANARYAAIGVVDTEGRGLSDFVTFGISTELARKIGHRPDGKRGLLGALISHPDTVHLSDLTKDPRSAGFPAHHPPMKTFLGVPIRVQGEIFGNLYLAEKNGGGEFNDYDVHMVRVLATEAGIAIGNARLYEAATQRERWIDGSVAVTTALLSGGDADDALAVVAEQARRLADSAAGIVMLPAEDGGMEIVAVSAENPATSLGVVIPAESPVVDKLLRGEPVFVDDAAADPRMISRLTSQYGPCMMLPLHSGGRVLGALVTPRARGKRPFSESERTLATQFASQAALALMMAEAQRDRERLAVFEDRDRIARDLHDLVIQRLFATGMMLEGAQRRSIVPEVRDGVGKAVDELDVTIQEIRTAIFALQQGPAEAPSGLRTRVLREINMAAVPLGFKPAHRFLGPIDAVVGELVGKNLIAALREALSNAFRHAEASRIEVVLDSTVTLADGRPGVRLEVADDGVGIAEGGRRSGLRNLRRRAESLGGASSYGPGIGEDGGGTTLVWEAPL; this is encoded by the coding sequence ATGTCAGCGCAGGAGTCGCAGGAATCGCCGGACCGATCACCGGGAACCCCGGACCCGCTGGAGGCCGCCACCCAGGCCACCCGGAGTCTGCAGGGCCTGTCCACGGAGCTCACGGCCCGGGTCCCCCAGTTGTTGGAGGCCATGCGGTCGGTCGGTACGGGGTTGGAACTGCACTCGACGCTGGACCGCATCTGCGAGACGGCGGCCGAGCTGGCCAACGCCCGGTACGCGGCGATCGGTGTCGTCGACACGGAGGGCCGGGGCCTCTCGGACTTCGTCACCTTCGGGATCAGCACCGAACTGGCCCGGAAGATCGGCCACCGGCCGGACGGCAAGCGGGGCCTGCTCGGCGCCCTGATCTCGCACCCCGACACGGTGCACCTCTCCGACCTGACGAAGGACCCGCGCTCCGCCGGATTCCCCGCCCACCATCCGCCGATGAAGACCTTCCTCGGCGTTCCGATCCGCGTCCAGGGAGAGATCTTCGGCAACCTCTACCTCGCGGAGAAGAACGGCGGCGGCGAGTTCAACGACTACGACGTCCACATGGTCCGGGTGCTCGCCACCGAGGCGGGCATCGCCATCGGCAACGCCCGGCTCTACGAGGCCGCCACCCAGCGCGAGCGCTGGATCGACGGGTCGGTGGCCGTCACCACCGCCCTGCTGTCGGGCGGAGACGCGGACGACGCGCTGGCAGTCGTCGCCGAGCAGGCCCGTCGCCTCGCCGATTCCGCCGCCGGGATCGTGATGCTGCCGGCCGAGGACGGCGGGATGGAGATCGTCGCGGTCTCCGCCGAGAACCCGGCGACCTCGCTCGGCGTGGTGATCCCCGCCGAGAGCCCGGTGGTGGACAAGCTGCTCCGGGGCGAGCCGGTCTTCGTGGACGACGCCGCTGCCGATCCCCGCATGATCAGTCGGCTGACCAGCCAGTACGGGCCGTGCATGATGCTGCCGCTGCACAGCGGGGGCCGGGTGCTGGGAGCGCTGGTCACCCCGCGGGCCCGCGGCAAGCGGCCGTTCAGCGAGTCCGAGCGGACCCTCGCCACGCAGTTCGCCTCCCAGGCGGCGCTGGCCCTGATGATGGCCGAGGCGCAGCGCGACCGGGAGCGGCTCGCCGTGTTCGAGGACCGCGACCGCATCGCGCGCGACCTCCACGACCTGGTCATCCAGCGGTTGTTCGCCACCGGGATGATGCTGGAGGGCGCCCAGCGCCGGTCCATCGTCCCCGAGGTGCGCGACGGCGTCGGCAAGGCCGTGGACGAGCTGGACGTGACGATCCAGGAGATCCGCACCGCGATCTTCGCCCTGCAGCAGGGCCCGGCCGAGGCTCCGTCTGGGCTCCGCACCCGGGTGCTGCGGGAGATCAACATGGCAGCGGTGCCCCTGGGGTTCAAGCCCGCGCACCGCTTCCTCGGCCCCATCGACGCGGTCGTCGGCGAACTGGTCGGAAAGAACCTGATCGCAGCGCTCCGCGAGGCCCTTTCCAACGCCTTCCGGCATGCCGAGGCCTCGCGGATCGAAGTGGTCCTGGACTCCACCGTCACTCTGGCAGACGGCCGGCCCGGGGTGCGTCTGGAGGTCGCGGACGACGGGGTGGGCATCGCGGAGGGCGGCCGTCGCAGCGGTCTGCGGAACCTGCGCCGGCGGGCGGAATCGCTGGGCGGGGCGAGCTCGTACGGTCCCGGCATCGGCGAGGACGGCGGCGGGACCACCCTGGTGTGGGAGGCCCCGCTCTGA
- a CDS encoding Cof-type HAD-IIB family hydrolase has translation MGEDGAVTSAPQRPEGPFPMPRLIATDLDGTLLRDDQSVSPRTVAALAAAEEAGIEVFFVTGRPARWMGVVSDHVHGHGLAICANGAAVVDLHGEPEFVRVRPLERTVAISVVEALRAAVPGITFAVELTTGITYEPDYPPFFQDPGAHVATAEKLLYEDAEGSAEPVLKLLAHHAELAPDEFLTLARSAAGDYASITRSSPTALLEISGPGVSKASTLALCCAERGISPAEVVAFGDMPNDVEMLGWAGTSYAMGNAHPDVIAAASGRTTANNEDGVAVVIERILAERAAAQPRTPL, from the coding sequence ATGGGCGAAGATGGAGCCGTGACCTCGGCTCCCCAGCGCCCGGAAGGGCCCTTCCCCATGCCCCGGCTGATCGCCACCGACCTCGACGGCACGCTGCTGCGCGATGACCAGTCGGTGTCGCCCCGCACCGTCGCCGCGCTCGCTGCCGCCGAGGAGGCCGGGATCGAGGTCTTCTTCGTGACGGGACGCCCGGCCCGGTGGATGGGTGTGGTCAGCGACCACGTCCACGGCCACGGACTCGCGATCTGCGCCAACGGCGCCGCGGTGGTCGACCTGCACGGTGAACCGGAGTTCGTGCGGGTCAGGCCGCTGGAGCGAACCGTGGCGATCTCCGTCGTCGAGGCCCTGCGGGCCGCCGTCCCCGGCATCACCTTCGCCGTCGAACTCACCACCGGCATCACCTACGAGCCCGACTACCCGCCCTTCTTCCAGGACCCCGGAGCCCACGTCGCGACGGCCGAGAAGCTCCTCTACGAGGACGCGGAAGGAAGCGCCGAGCCCGTGCTCAAGCTGCTCGCGCACCACGCCGAGCTCGCGCCGGACGAGTTCCTCACCCTGGCCCGCTCCGCGGCCGGCGACTACGCCTCGATCACGCGCTCCAGCCCGACCGCCCTGCTGGAGATCAGCGGTCCGGGTGTCTCCAAGGCGAGCACGCTGGCCCTGTGCTGCGCCGAACGGGGCATTTCCCCGGCCGAGGTCGTCGCCTTCGGCGACATGCCGAACGACGTGGAGATGCTCGGCTGGGCCGGCACCTCGTACGCGATGGGCAACGCCCACCCGGACGTGATCGCGGCGGCCTCCGGCCGCACGACCGCCAACAACGAGGACGGGGTCGCCGTCGTCATCGAGCGCATCCTGGCCGAGCGCGCCGCGGCACAGCCGCGGACGCCCCTCTAG
- a CDS encoding LLM class flavin-dependent oxidoreductase has protein sequence MSLRLSTVILPVRRWHEGGRDQWQRAERLGFHTAYTYDHLSWRTFRDGPWFGAVPTLTAAAAVTERLRLGTLVTSPNFRHPVTLAKDLISLDDVSAGRITLGIGAGGNGFDATALGQEPWSPRERADRFAEFVTLLDRLLTEGAVSDRGTFYSADEARNIPGCVQSPRLPFAVAATGPRGLKLAARHGQAWVTTGDPKLFEEGTAAQSLEALRGQMAKLDKALAEIGRNPGPMEKILLTGFTPERNTLLQSVDAFVDFAGRHRELGFTELVVHAPIPDSDFAADETVFEKIATEALAQLDG, from the coding sequence ATGAGTCTGCGTCTGAGTACGGTGATCCTTCCGGTACGTCGATGGCACGAGGGCGGCCGTGACCAGTGGCAGCGGGCCGAGCGCCTCGGATTCCACACCGCCTACACCTACGACCACCTCTCCTGGCGGACGTTCCGCGACGGCCCGTGGTTCGGCGCGGTGCCCACGCTGACCGCGGCGGCCGCCGTCACCGAGCGGCTGCGCCTGGGCACGCTCGTCACCTCGCCGAACTTCCGCCACCCGGTGACCCTGGCCAAGGACCTCATCAGCCTGGACGACGTTTCCGCCGGGCGGATCACCCTGGGCATCGGCGCGGGCGGCAACGGCTTCGACGCGACCGCGCTGGGCCAGGAGCCCTGGAGCCCGCGGGAGCGCGCCGACCGCTTCGCCGAATTCGTGACGCTGCTGGACCGGCTGCTGACGGAGGGGGCGGTGAGCGACCGGGGCACCTTCTACTCCGCCGACGAGGCCCGCAACATCCCCGGCTGCGTGCAGTCCCCGAGGCTGCCGTTCGCCGTCGCCGCGACGGGCCCGCGCGGCCTGAAGCTCGCCGCCCGCCACGGCCAGGCCTGGGTGACCACGGGTGATCCGAAGCTGTTCGAGGAGGGCACTGCGGCCCAGTCGCTGGAAGCCCTGCGCGGGCAGATGGCGAAGCTCGACAAGGCCCTCGCCGAGATCGGGCGGAACCCCGGGCCCATGGAGAAGATCCTGCTGACGGGCTTCACCCCCGAGCGCAACACCCTGCTGCAGTCCGTGGACGCGTTCGTCGACTTCGCCGGCCGCCACCGTGAGTTGGGCTTCACCGAACTGGTGGTCCACGCGCCGATCCCGGACTCCGACTTCGCCGCGGACGAGACCGTCTTCGAGAAGATCGCGACCGAGGCCCTGGCACAGCTGGACGGCTGA